A portion of the Leifsonia sp. EB41 genome contains these proteins:
- a CDS encoding carbohydrate ABC transporter permease — translation MSTQTITKGAGAAQAAPATPGSRAPRAAGRGRGRRLRSDGWWALLFVGPLLFGVLVFYIWPIFRNAYFSFTTWGAFGGATWSGITNYQQMLADSDFWRAILNTLIYVVILLLGIPLAVWFAALINRPGLRFAAAYRTAFFLPYVAMPAAISMVWRIIFNGDFGVINYTLSLIGIKGPNWLSTQWFALFAVGVVGVWISLGFNLIVLSAGMRSIPPEMYEASSIDGASRARQFFSITVPLLTPSIFFVSVITVITGFQLFDLLYALMGTQNPAINQTQSLVYLFFAHQQTGDNGYAAAVGVAILVLVGAFTMLQFRMQKKWVNYV, via the coding sequence ATGTCCACTCAGACGATCACGAAGGGAGCGGGCGCCGCGCAGGCGGCGCCCGCCACCCCGGGCTCCCGCGCACCGCGCGCGGCCGGCCGGGGCCGGGGCCGCCGCCTGCGCTCGGACGGCTGGTGGGCGCTGCTGTTCGTCGGGCCGTTGCTCTTCGGCGTGCTGGTGTTCTACATCTGGCCGATCTTCCGCAACGCCTACTTCAGCTTCACGACCTGGGGCGCGTTCGGCGGCGCGACCTGGAGCGGGATCACGAACTACCAGCAGATGCTGGCGGACTCCGACTTCTGGCGCGCGATCCTCAACACGCTCATCTACGTCGTCATCCTCCTGCTCGGCATCCCGCTGGCGGTCTGGTTCGCGGCGCTGATCAACCGGCCGGGGCTGCGGTTCGCAGCCGCCTACCGCACGGCGTTCTTCCTGCCGTACGTGGCGATGCCCGCCGCCATCTCGATGGTGTGGCGGATCATCTTCAACGGCGACTTCGGCGTCATCAACTACACGCTCTCGCTGATCGGCATCAAAGGGCCGAACTGGTTGAGCACGCAGTGGTTCGCGCTCTTCGCGGTCGGCGTCGTCGGCGTGTGGATCTCGCTCGGGTTCAACCTCATCGTGCTCTCGGCCGGGATGCGGAGCATCCCGCCGGAGATGTACGAGGCGTCCTCGATCGACGGCGCGAGCCGTGCGCGGCAGTTCTTCTCGATCACCGTGCCGCTGCTGACTCCGTCGATCTTCTTCGTCTCGGTCATCACCGTCATCACCGGGTTCCAGCTGTTCGATCTGCTCTACGCGCTGATGGGCACGCAGAACCCGGCGATCAACCAGACGCAGTCGCTCGTCTACCTGTTCTTCGCGCACCAGCAGACCGGGGACAACGGCTACGCGGCGGCGGTCGGCGTCGCGATCCTGGTGCTGGTCGGCGCGTTCACGATGCTCCAGTTCCGCATGCAGAAGAAGTGGGTGAACTATGTCTAG
- a CDS encoding sugar ABC transporter substrate-binding protein codes for MRKALLAAAAAVASAVVLAGCSSNTGSGSDAPADHNLSASISYAYWDVNQKPAMEALIKDFNKTYPNIKVTSQITPYQNYFTKLQTQGSSKTLPDVFWMNGPNFQLYASNGLLEPVGSAIDPANYPKALDSLYSYGGKQYGVPKDFDTIAVYYNKAIFDKAGVSYPTAGWTWDDFHQKAKAISDKLKGDGIYGEASGLSGGQEMYYNTILQAGGSIISADGKKSGYDDPKSIKGLQFVRDLIADGSSPTLAQLSDTPQDQWFINGKSAMFWSGTWSNAELLSSPVKAQIAVAPLPTGARQATVIHGLANVVAKDSKNKSAAIAFQNYLGGKEAAQTQAKMGAANPAYNGTQQAFVDSAPWDLSVFEKAATDYAYPYPISKNTAAWNKAESDLLPDAFSGTKPVAEVAKELAAQMNADLAKE; via the coding sequence ATGCGAAAAGCCCTGCTCGCCGCCGCGGCCGCGGTCGCGTCCGCAGTCGTGCTCGCCGGATGCTCGTCCAACACTGGCAGCGGCTCCGATGCCCCTGCCGATCATAATCTGTCGGCCAGCATCTCCTACGCGTACTGGGACGTGAACCAGAAGCCCGCGATGGAGGCCCTGATCAAGGACTTCAACAAGACCTATCCGAACATCAAGGTGACGTCGCAGATCACCCCGTACCAGAACTACTTCACCAAGCTGCAGACGCAGGGCTCGTCCAAGACGCTGCCCGACGTGTTCTGGATGAACGGGCCGAACTTCCAGCTCTACGCGTCCAACGGCCTGCTGGAGCCGGTCGGCTCGGCGATCGACCCCGCCAACTATCCGAAGGCGCTGGACTCGCTCTACTCGTACGGCGGCAAGCAGTACGGCGTCCCGAAGGACTTCGACACGATCGCCGTCTACTACAACAAGGCGATCTTCGACAAGGCGGGCGTCTCGTACCCGACCGCGGGCTGGACCTGGGACGACTTCCACCAGAAGGCCAAGGCGATCTCGGACAAGCTCAAGGGCGACGGGATCTATGGCGAGGCCAGCGGCCTCAGCGGCGGCCAGGAGATGTACTACAACACCATCCTGCAGGCCGGCGGCTCGATCATCTCCGCCGACGGCAAGAAGTCGGGCTACGACGACCCCAAGTCGATCAAGGGCCTCCAGTTCGTGCGCGACCTGATCGCGGACGGATCGTCGCCCACGCTCGCACAGCTCTCCGACACGCCGCAGGACCAGTGGTTCATCAACGGCAAGTCGGCCATGTTCTGGTCCGGCACCTGGTCGAACGCCGAACTGCTGAGCTCGCCGGTCAAGGCCCAGATCGCGGTCGCTCCGCTGCCGACCGGAGCGCGTCAGGCCACCGTCATCCACGGTCTCGCCAACGTCGTCGCCAAGGACTCCAAGAACAAGTCGGCCGCCATCGCCTTCCAGAACTACCTCGGCGGCAAGGAGGCCGCGCAGACCCAGGCGAAGATGGGCGCGGCGAACCCGGCATACAACGGCACCCAGCAGGCGTTCGTCGACTCGGCGCCGTGGGACCTGAGCGTGTTCGAGAAGGCGGCGACGGACTACGCATACCCGTACCCGATCTCCAAGAACACCGCGGCCTGGAACAAGGCGGAGAGCGACCTGCTGCCCGACGCGTTCAGCGGTACGAAGCCGGTGGCCGAGGTCGCCAAGGAGCTCGCAGCGCAGATGAACGCGGACCTCGCCAAAGAGTGA
- a CDS encoding NAD-dependent epimerase/dehydratase family protein — MRIAITGGTGFVGRHLAERLDPAETVIVSRRTGVAIDDVDALTLAFAGCDAVAHCAGINREIGGQTFQRVHVDGTRAVVEAARRAGVKRIVMVSFLRARPDCGSPYHETKFAAEELVRASGVEHTILKCGMIYGEGDHMIDHVTRAVRTLPIFATVGFRERNVRPVPVEDAVDVLLAALEGRIPDPTVAVMGADEFTLGEAVRRIARVAGRRPVYVPAPVWTIRVLARLTEWTMVVPLVAKAQARMLAEGVDEPAPYAPELPEGLRPWRSFDDERIRAALPTGGFGLDDLRAVRWWRERGRGRGGAGRTGYQGSTP; from the coding sequence GTGCGCATCGCCATCACCGGGGGAACCGGGTTCGTCGGACGTCACCTCGCCGAGCGGCTGGACCCCGCCGAGACCGTCATCGTCTCCCGCCGCACCGGCGTCGCCATCGACGACGTCGACGCCCTGACGCTGGCCTTCGCCGGCTGCGATGCGGTCGCGCACTGCGCGGGGATCAACCGCGAGATCGGCGGCCAGACCTTCCAGCGCGTCCACGTCGACGGGACCCGTGCCGTCGTGGAGGCCGCGCGGCGTGCGGGCGTGAAGCGGATCGTCATGGTCAGCTTCTTGCGCGCCAGGCCGGACTGCGGGTCGCCGTACCACGAGACGAAGTTCGCCGCCGAGGAGCTCGTGCGCGCCTCCGGGGTCGAGCACACCATTCTCAAGTGCGGGATGATCTACGGCGAAGGCGACCACATGATCGACCACGTCACGCGCGCGGTGCGCACCCTCCCGATCTTCGCGACGGTCGGCTTCCGCGAGCGGAACGTCCGACCGGTCCCGGTGGAGGACGCCGTCGACGTGCTGCTCGCGGCGCTGGAGGGCCGCATCCCGGACCCGACCGTCGCGGTCATGGGCGCGGACGAGTTCACGCTGGGGGAGGCCGTCCGCCGCATCGCGCGCGTCGCCGGGCGCCGGCCCGTCTACGTCCCGGCGCCGGTCTGGACGATCCGGGTGCTCGCGCGGCTCACCGAGTGGACGATGGTGGTCCCGCTGGTCGCGAAGGCCCAGGCGCGCATGCTGGCCGAGGGCGTGGACGAGCCCGCGCCGTACGCGCCGGAGCTTCCGGAGGGCCTGCGGCCGTGGCGGTCGTTCGACGATGAGCGGATCCGGGCGGCGCTGCCGACCGGCGGCTTCGGGCTGGACGATCTGCGGGCGGTGCGGTGGTGGCGCGAGCGCGGTCGCGGCCGTGGTGGCGCTGGCCGGACCGGCTACCAGGGCAGCACGCCGTAG
- a CDS encoding ROK family protein translates to MVHGDNGATHDVRLTNASGARVAVALRDGGRATVAQLAERIGLSRPTVEATLPLLRERGLVGMIDEHTLGGRGAGRPARIFEFVADAGLLVGVDVGIHRIRVVVADLTGRVVAWHQRDIDGSFVGAGRLENVKEAVHACFELAGIEIGRLSHLSGMAVAVSGMVGSDGRLTVSHNFPDWEGVDIAGRLSEEFGCPVTIENDMRLAALAEHRMGAARLVDDVAYFFAGHRISMGLIIDGRLRRGRHGAAGEIGGSVFSMHVDESGQLRWESAGTGEEVFRAAGEGDPAAIAEIEAFVRGVATGIATVTMAVDPDVVVVGGGLSRAGEELLRPLRAAVMSEIGVPVRPSIIQSELGAESVVLGALALASGQAMERLYLVPGMPEPEIDVAGAQALAAQESVEGSRR, encoded by the coding sequence ATGGTCCATGGCGACAACGGCGCGACGCACGACGTGCGACTGACAAACGCGAGCGGTGCTCGTGTCGCCGTCGCGCTGCGCGACGGGGGCCGCGCGACCGTGGCCCAGCTCGCCGAGCGCATCGGCCTCTCGCGTCCCACGGTGGAGGCCACCCTCCCGCTGCTGCGCGAGCGCGGTCTCGTCGGCATGATCGACGAGCACACCCTCGGCGGCCGCGGGGCCGGCCGGCCCGCCCGCATCTTCGAGTTCGTCGCCGACGCGGGACTCCTGGTCGGGGTGGACGTCGGCATCCACCGCATCCGCGTAGTCGTCGCCGACCTCACGGGCCGCGTCGTCGCCTGGCACCAGCGCGACATCGACGGCAGCTTCGTCGGCGCGGGCCGCCTCGAGAACGTCAAGGAGGCCGTGCACGCCTGCTTCGAACTCGCAGGCATCGAGATCGGCCGGCTGTCCCACCTCTCGGGCATGGCCGTGGCCGTCTCCGGCATGGTCGGCTCGGACGGCCGGCTCACCGTGTCGCACAACTTCCCGGACTGGGAGGGCGTCGACATCGCCGGCAGGCTGAGCGAGGAGTTCGGCTGCCCGGTCACGATCGAGAACGACATGCGGCTCGCCGCCCTGGCCGAGCACCGGATGGGCGCCGCTCGGCTCGTCGACGACGTCGCCTACTTCTTCGCCGGCCACCGCATCTCGATGGGGCTGATCATCGACGGCAGGCTGCGGCGCGGGCGCCACGGCGCCGCGGGCGAGATCGGCGGCAGCGTCTTCTCGATGCACGTGGACGAGTCGGGGCAGCTCCGCTGGGAGTCGGCCGGAACCGGTGAGGAGGTCTTCCGCGCCGCGGGCGAGGGCGACCCGGCCGCGATCGCAGAGATCGAAGCGTTCGTGCGCGGGGTCGCGACCGGCATCGCGACCGTGACGATGGCGGTGGACCCGGACGTGGTGGTCGTCGGCGGCGGTCTGTCGCGCGCGGGCGAGGAGCTGCTCCGGCCGCTGCGCGCGGCGGTCATGTCCGAGATCGGCGTGCCCGTGCGGCCGTCCATCATCCAGTCCGAGCTCGGCGCCGAGTCGGTCGTGCTCGGCGCGCTCGCGCTGGCCTCCGGCCAGGCGATGGAGCGGCTGTACCTGGTTCCCGGGATGCCGGAGCCCGAGATCGACGTGGCCGGGGCGCAGGCTCTGGCGGCGCAGGAGAGCGTGGAGGGATCGCGGAGATGA
- a CDS encoding AI-2E family transporter, with protein MRFIQSPERRIHSHAPDTGSAPLLKRSPLLFGFVVTLGALGAVAAGYMLYGLRSIIFSVFLAAFATVGLDPLIRWFQRHGMKRAWAIVTVILLIVGVLVAIIWVVVPLIVQQITNLATAIPAEVAKLRAEGWFDSTNAASNGVLGQALTWISDQVKDPKTWANIGNGLVGFGLSVLNGFTTGFFIAILTIYFIASYDSTKASLYHLVRRSHRDRFEGYTERILQNFGKYLSGMVILAFLNATYSLILLLVTGVPGAFLIALAAFFITLIPLIGTVLTTILMTILALIHSPVSAIVVLIFMLIYMQVEAYILTPKVMGKAVQVPGSVVLISALAGSTLFGLPGALVAIPISAGIILIIKEVVMPRKDRT; from the coding sequence ATGCGTTTCATCCAGTCGCCGGAGCGGCGCATCCACTCGCACGCTCCCGACACCGGGAGCGCTCCGCTCCTGAAGCGCAGCCCGCTGCTGTTCGGCTTCGTCGTCACGCTCGGCGCGCTGGGCGCTGTGGCCGCCGGCTACATGCTCTACGGCCTCCGCTCGATCATCTTCTCGGTCTTCCTCGCGGCCTTCGCGACCGTCGGCCTGGACCCGCTGATCCGCTGGTTCCAGCGGCACGGGATGAAGCGGGCCTGGGCGATCGTCACGGTCATCCTGCTCATCGTCGGCGTGCTCGTCGCGATCATCTGGGTCGTCGTCCCGCTGATCGTGCAGCAGATCACCAACCTCGCGACGGCCATCCCAGCCGAGGTCGCCAAGCTTCGGGCCGAAGGCTGGTTCGACTCCACCAACGCCGCCAGCAACGGCGTCCTCGGGCAGGCGCTCACCTGGATCTCCGACCAGGTCAAGGACCCGAAGACCTGGGCCAACATCGGGAACGGTCTTGTCGGCTTCGGACTCTCCGTGCTCAACGGCTTCACGACCGGCTTCTTCATCGCCATCCTGACGATCTACTTCATCGCCTCCTACGACTCCACCAAGGCCTCGCTGTACCACCTGGTGCGCCGTTCGCACCGCGACCGGTTCGAGGGCTACACCGAGCGGATCCTGCAGAACTTCGGCAAATACCTGAGCGGAATGGTGATCCTCGCGTTCCTCAACGCGACCTACAGCCTCATCCTGCTGCTGGTCACCGGCGTGCCTGGAGCGTTCCTGATCGCGCTCGCGGCGTTCTTCATCACGCTCATCCCCTTGATCGGAACGGTGCTCACCACCATCCTGATGACGATCCTGGCGCTGATCCACTCGCCGGTGAGCGCGATCGTGGTGCTGATCTTCATGCTGATCTACATGCAGGTGGAGGCATACATCCTCACGCCGAAGGTGATGGGCAAGGCGGTGCAGGTCCCCGGCTCCGTCGTGCTCATCTCCGCGCTCGCCGGCTCGACCCTGTTCGGCCTCCCGGGCGCGCTGGTCGCCATCCCGATCTCCGCCGGCATCATCCTCATCATCAAGGAGGTCGTCATGCCCAGGAAGGATCGGACGTAG
- a CDS encoding SDR family oxidoreductase: MTTNIALITGANKGIGFETARRLGELGMTVLLGARDEQRGLEAEAALRDGGADARFVQLDVTDADSIARAAGWIDDEFGRLDVLVNNAGTATVSRQRALASATSLADMRAVYDINVFGLVAVTNAMLPLLRRSAAGRIVNVSSEVGSIGSQSDPASPLYDMPASAQYPSSKAAVNMLTAMYAKELRGTPIKVNAANPGFTDTDFNDHRGIRSVEDGAEPSVHLATLPDDGPSGVLWGHLWLREGEGGYGVLPW; encoded by the coding sequence GTGACCACGAATATCGCCCTCATCACCGGGGCAAACAAGGGAATCGGCTTCGAGACGGCCCGGCGGCTCGGCGAGCTCGGGATGACCGTGCTCCTCGGTGCGCGGGACGAGCAGCGCGGGCTCGAAGCGGAGGCCGCGCTGCGTGACGGCGGCGCGGACGCCCGGTTCGTCCAGCTGGACGTGACCGACGCCGACTCGATCGCCCGTGCGGCCGGCTGGATCGACGACGAGTTCGGCCGACTCGACGTGCTGGTGAACAACGCGGGCACGGCCACGGTCTCCCGGCAGCGCGCCCTCGCCAGCGCGACCTCCCTGGCGGACATGCGCGCGGTCTACGACATCAACGTGTTCGGCCTGGTCGCCGTCACCAACGCGATGCTGCCGCTGCTCCGCCGCTCCGCGGCCGGGCGCATCGTCAACGTGTCGAGCGAGGTCGGCTCGATCGGGTCGCAGTCCGACCCGGCCAGCCCGCTGTACGACATGCCTGCGTCCGCGCAGTACCCGTCATCCAAGGCGGCGGTCAACATGCTCACCGCCATGTACGCGAAGGAGCTGAGAGGCACCCCGATCAAGGTGAACGCCGCCAACCCCGGCTTCACGGACACCGACTTCAACGACCACCGCGGCATCCGCTCGGTCGAGGACGGCGCGGAGCCGAGCGTCCACCTGGCGACGCTGCCCGACGACGGGCCGTCCGGCGTGCTCTGGGGACACCTGTGGCTGCGTGAGGGCGAGGGCGGCTACGGCGTGCTGCCCTGGTAG
- a CDS encoding Gfo/Idh/MocA family protein gives MTVQETIGVDAAEKRVLRLAVIGAGARSEIAHHAVESGDGRIVAVVDPSPSARERAAATFGAGATFAGHRDLIAGGDAVDAAFVTSPDHTHAEIAVDLLRAGIAVYLEKPLAIEVADADAILAAAAETGTRLYVGHNMRHMSVVRTMRDIIRRGEIGEVKAVWCRHFVGNGGDYYFKDWHAERAKSNGLLLQKGAHDIDIIHWLAGGYSELVTGMGGLTVYGGIDDRRDNSDRAMPDWFSLDSWPPLTQRELNPVIDVEDISMVAMRLDNGVYASYQQCHYTPDYWRNYTVIGTEGRLENFGDTEGAVVRVWNRRTTYNPAGDVEYPVLGDEGGHGDADRLTIAEFVDFVRDGTATTTSAVAARNAVATAVAATESLRYGSRPRAVPPADERVVALL, from the coding sequence ATGACCGTTCAGGAGACGATCGGCGTGGACGCCGCCGAGAAGCGGGTGCTTCGCCTCGCCGTGATCGGCGCCGGCGCGCGCTCGGAAATCGCCCACCACGCCGTCGAGAGCGGCGACGGCAGGATCGTCGCCGTCGTGGACCCGTCGCCCTCGGCGCGGGAGCGCGCGGCCGCGACGTTCGGCGCCGGCGCGACCTTTGCCGGCCACCGCGACCTGATCGCGGGAGGCGACGCGGTCGACGCCGCGTTCGTCACCTCGCCCGACCACACGCACGCGGAGATCGCGGTCGACCTGCTGCGCGCCGGGATCGCGGTCTACCTGGAGAAGCCGCTCGCCATCGAGGTGGCCGACGCCGACGCCATCCTCGCGGCCGCCGCCGAGACCGGCACCCGGCTCTACGTCGGCCACAACATGCGCCACATGAGCGTGGTGCGCACCATGCGCGACATCATCCGGCGCGGCGAGATCGGCGAGGTCAAGGCGGTCTGGTGTCGGCACTTCGTCGGCAACGGCGGCGACTACTACTTCAAGGACTGGCACGCCGAGCGGGCGAAGTCCAACGGCCTGCTGCTTCAGAAGGGCGCGCACGACATCGACATCATCCACTGGCTGGCGGGCGGATACTCCGAGCTGGTCACCGGGATGGGCGGGCTGACCGTCTACGGTGGCATCGACGACCGCAGGGACAACTCCGACCGGGCGATGCCGGACTGGTTCTCGCTCGACTCCTGGCCTCCGCTGACGCAGCGCGAGCTCAACCCGGTGATCGACGTGGAGGACATCTCCATGGTCGCCATGCGGCTCGACAACGGGGTCTACGCCTCGTATCAGCAGTGCCACTACACCCCGGACTACTGGCGCAACTACACCGTGATCGGCACGGAGGGGCGCCTGGAGAATTTCGGCGACACCGAGGGCGCGGTCGTCCGCGTCTGGAACCGCCGGACCACCTACAACCCCGCAGGCGACGTCGAGTACCCCGTACTCGGCGACGAGGGCGGGCACGGAGACGCGGATCGGCTCACCATCGCCGAGTTCGTGGACTTCGTGCGCGACGGCACCGCGACGACGACGTCAGCGGTGGCAGCGCGCAACGCCGTGGCCACCGCCGTGGCGGCCACCGAATCGCTTCGCTACGGATCGCGGCCTCGAGCCGTGCCCCCCGCGGACGAGAGGGTCGTCGCACTGCTGTAG
- a CDS encoding metalloregulator ArsR/SmtB family transcription factor, whose protein sequence is MTDSATEVFAALAHPTRRQILQDLKDGELAAGEIAARFNATGPTISRHLSVLRQAGLVTERRDANRILYSLVTDRLALSVGDFLSTVCPEQIVLREVRKRGNGRGAGRPAAHPAG, encoded by the coding sequence ATGACAGACAGCGCGACCGAGGTCTTCGCGGCGCTCGCGCACCCGACGCGGCGCCAGATCCTCCAGGACCTCAAAGACGGCGAGCTCGCCGCCGGGGAGATCGCCGCCCGGTTCAACGCCACCGGCCCGACCATCTCCCGCCACCTGAGCGTCCTGCGCCAGGCCGGACTCGTCACCGAGCGCCGGGACGCCAATCGGATCCTCTACTCCCTGGTGACCGACCGGCTCGCGCTGTCGGTAGGCGACTTCCTGTCGACCGTGTGCCCGGAGCAGATCGTGCTGCGCGAGGTGCGCAAGCGCGGGAACGGGCGGGGCGCCGGACGTCCGGCCGCCCACCCTGCCGGATGA
- a CDS encoding carbohydrate ABC transporter permease, with protein MSSSVIARPRPRAGRTRGNGLTHAVLIVASLLMIFPFVWQILMSLATNAQVTSVPPTVWPGTLHFENFAHVFDQLPFLNQLWVSVAVTVIRTVGQLLLCSMAGYAFARMEFPFRRTIFALVLAILMVPPQVYLLPQYQIMQGLGWLNTIAGIAAPGIFSAFGTFLMRQFFLGLPDELAEAARLDGANHFQVFWKVMLPLAKPGLSALAIITVLASWNDLLWPLIVATDSTQMPLAPGIATLTSQRSIPDYPLLLAASLLAMAPVLILFLLMQRRVIDGIAFSGLK; from the coding sequence ATGTCTAGCTCGGTGATCGCACGGCCGCGGCCTCGGGCCGGCCGCACGCGCGGGAACGGCCTGACCCACGCGGTGCTCATCGTGGCGTCGCTGCTGATGATCTTCCCGTTCGTCTGGCAGATCCTGATGTCGCTGGCGACGAATGCGCAGGTCACTTCCGTGCCGCCCACGGTCTGGCCGGGGACACTGCATTTCGAGAACTTCGCGCACGTGTTCGACCAGCTCCCGTTCCTCAACCAGCTCTGGGTGTCGGTGGCCGTCACGGTCATCCGCACGGTCGGCCAGCTCCTGCTGTGCTCGATGGCGGGCTATGCCTTCGCCCGGATGGAGTTCCCGTTCCGGCGGACGATCTTCGCCTTGGTGCTCGCCATCCTGATGGTGCCGCCGCAGGTCTACCTGTTGCCGCAGTACCAGATCATGCAGGGGCTCGGCTGGCTCAACACCATCGCGGGCATCGCGGCGCCCGGCATCTTCAGCGCGTTCGGCACCTTCCTGATGCGGCAGTTCTTCCTCGGCCTGCCCGACGAGTTGGCCGAGGCGGCGCGACTCGATGGGGCGAACCACTTCCAGGTGTTCTGGAAGGTGATGCTGCCGCTGGCCAAGCCCGGGCTGTCCGCGCTGGCGATCATCACGGTGCTGGCCTCGTGGAACGACCTGCTCTGGCCGCTCATCGTGGCCACGGACTCCACGCAGATGCCGCTCGCGCCGGGGATCGCCACCCTCACCAGCCAGCGCTCCATACCGGACTACCCGCTGCTGCTCGCGGCGAGCCTGCTCGCGATGGCGCCGGTCCTCATCCTCTTCCTCCTCATGCAACGACGCGTCATCGACGGCATCGCGTTCTCCGGTCTGAAATGA
- a CDS encoding Gfo/Idh/MocA family protein translates to MTTETEATTTERHTVNTLRVGLIGAGGISRVHADGWRALGAAVTVHSHEGAPELAAQYGFAVAGDLDALLAASDVVDIVTPTTSHAPLALAAIRAGKHVICEKPLGGSVEEAREVVEAAREAGVRLFPAHVVRYFPEYAAVQREIAAGRIGEPAVLRFVRGGEAPKAGTWFHDEARGGGIVRDQMIHDLDQALWLAGDVVRVYAVQSAPGGDAAEPHTVTAHVVLTHATGAISHLQGTWGARGLPFRTSADLAGSAGTLAIDSTRTPSRVDIPSAHDADGYLPPPVHAESPYTAQLRDYVAAIAEGRDARVTPEDGVRAVALAEAAMESLRSGLPVELDLASASAEAMVGA, encoded by the coding sequence ATGACGACGGAGACCGAGGCGACGACGACAGAAAGGCACACCGTGAACACCCTTCGAGTCGGCCTGATCGGGGCCGGCGGCATCTCGCGCGTCCACGCGGACGGCTGGCGGGCGCTCGGCGCCGCGGTCACCGTGCACTCGCACGAGGGCGCACCGGAACTCGCCGCGCAGTACGGCTTCGCCGTCGCCGGCGACCTCGACGCGTTGCTCGCCGCGAGCGACGTCGTGGACATCGTGACCCCGACCACCAGCCATGCGCCGCTGGCCCTGGCGGCGATCCGCGCAGGCAAGCACGTCATCTGCGAGAAGCCGCTCGGCGGCTCCGTCGAGGAGGCCAGGGAGGTCGTCGAGGCGGCGCGGGAGGCCGGGGTGCGGCTGTTCCCCGCCCACGTCGTGCGGTACTTCCCGGAGTACGCGGCCGTGCAACGCGAGATCGCGGCAGGGCGCATCGGCGAGCCCGCAGTGCTGCGGTTCGTGCGCGGCGGCGAGGCGCCGAAGGCGGGCACCTGGTTCCACGACGAGGCCCGCGGCGGCGGGATCGTGCGCGACCAGATGATCCACGACCTCGACCAGGCACTCTGGCTCGCCGGCGACGTCGTCCGGGTGTACGCGGTCCAGAGCGCGCCGGGCGGTGACGCCGCCGAGCCGCACACGGTCACGGCCCACGTCGTGCTGACGCACGCGACTGGCGCGATCAGTCACCTCCAGGGCACTTGGGGGGCGCGCGGGCTGCCGTTCCGGACCAGCGCCGACCTCGCCGGTTCCGCGGGCACGCTCGCGATCGACTCGACGCGGACGCCGAGCCGGGTCGACATCCCGTCGGCGCACGACGCGGACGGCTATCTGCCGCCGCCCGTGCACGCTGAGAGCCCGTACACCGCGCAGCTCCGCGACTACGTGGCGGCCATCGCGGAGGGCCGTGATGCCCGGGTGACGCCGGAGGACGGCGTGCGCGCCGTCGCGCTGGCCGAGGCGGCGATGGAGTCGCTGCGCAGCGGCTTGCCGGTCGAGCTGGACCTGGCGTCGGCGTCAGCTGAGGCGATGGTCGGCGCATGA